In a single window of the Pongo abelii isolate AG06213 chromosome 1, NHGRI_mPonAbe1-v2.0_pri, whole genome shotgun sequence genome:
- the FGR gene encoding tyrosine-protein kinase Fgr: MGCVFCKKLEPVATAKEDAGLEGDFRSYGAADHYGPDPTKAQPASSFAHISNYSNFSSQAINPGFLDSGTIRGVSGIGVTLFIALYDYEARTEDDLTFTKGEKFHILNNTEGDWWEARSLSSGQTGYIPSNYVAPVDSIQAEEWYFGKIGRKDAERQLLSPGNPQGAFLIRESETTKGAYSLSIRDWDQTRGNHVKHYKIRKLDMGGYYITTRVQFSSVQELVQHYMEVNDGLCNLLIAPCTIMKPQTLGLAKDAWEISRSSITLERRLGTGCFGDVWLGTWNGSTKVAVKTLKPGTMSPKAFLEEAQVMKLLRHDKLVQLYAVVSEEPIYIVTEFMCHGSLLDFLKNPEGQDLRLPQLVDMAAQVAEGMAYMERMNYIHRDLRAANILVGERLACKIADFGLARLIKDDEYNPCQGSKFPIKWTAPEAALFGRFTVKSDVWSFGILLTELITKGRIPYPGMNKREVLEQVEQGYHMPCPPGCPASLYEAMEQTWRLDPEERPTFEYLQSFLEDYFTSAEPQYQPGDQT; the protein is encoded by the exons ATGGGCTGTGTGTTCTGCAAGAAATTGGAGCCAGTGGCCACGGCCAAGGAGGATGCTGGCCTGGAAGGGGACTTCAGAAGCTACGGGGCAGCAGACCACTATGGGCCTGACCCCACTAAGGCCCAGCCTGCATCCTCATTTGCCCACATCTCCAACTACAGCAACTTCTCCTCTCAGGCCATCAACCCTGGGTTCCTTGATAGTGGCACCATCAGGGGTGTGTCAG GGATTGGGGTGACCCTGTTCATTGCCCTGTATGACTATGAGGCTCGAACTGAGGATGACCTCACCTTCACCAAGGGCGAGAAGTTCCACATCCTGAACAACAC TGAAGGTGACTGGTGGGAGGCTCGGTCTCTCAGCTCCGGACAAACTGGCTACATTCCGAGCAACTATGTGGCCCCTGTTGACTCCATCCAGGCTGAAGA GTGGTACTTTGGAAAGATTGGGAGAAAGGATGCAGAGAGGCAGCTGCTCTCACCAGGCAACCCCCAGGGGGCCTTTCTCATTCGGGAAAGCGAGACCACCAAAG GTGCCTACTCCCTGTCCATCCGGGACTGGGATCAGACCAGAGGCAATCATGTGAAGCATTACAAGATCCGCAAACTGGACATGGGCGGCTACTATATCACCACACGGGTTCAGTTCAGCTCGGTGCAGGAGCTGGTGCAGCACTACATGG AGGTGAATGACGGGCTGTGCAACCTGCTCATCGCGCCCTGCACCATCATGAAGCCGCAGACGCTGGGCCTGGCCAAGGACGCCTGGGAGATCAGCCGCAGCTCCATCACGCTGGAGCGCCGGCTGGGCACCGGCTGCTTCGGGGATGTGTGGCTGG GCACGTGGAACGGCAGCACTAAGGTGGCGGTGAAGACGCTGAAGCCGGGCACCATGTCCCCGAaggccttcctggaggaggcgcAGGTCATGAAGCTGCTGCGGCACGACAAGCTGGTGCAGCTGTACGCCGTGGTGTCGGAGGAGCCCATCTACATCGTGACCGAGTTCATGTGTCACG GGAGCTTGCTGGATTTTCTCAAGAACCCGGAGGGCCAGGATTTGAGGCTGCCCCAATTGGTGGACATGGCAGCCCAG GTAGCTGAGGGCATGGCCTACATGGAACGCATGAACTACATTCACCGCGACCTGAGGGCAGCCAACATCCTGGTTGGGGAGCGGCTGGCGTGCAAGATCGCAGACTTTGGCTTGGCGCGTCTCATCAAGGACGATGAGTACAACCCCTGCCAAG GGTCCAAGTTCCCCATCAAGTGGACAGCCCCAGAAGCTGCTCTCTTTGGCAGATTCACCGTCAAGTCAGATGTGTGGTCCTTTGGGATCCTGCTCActgaactcatcaccaagggcCGAATCCCCTACCCAG GCATGAATAAACGGGAAGTGTTGGAACAGGTGGAGCAGGGCTACCACATGCCGTGCCCTCCAGGCTGCCCAGCATCCCTGTACGAAGCCATGGAACAGACCTGGCGTCTGGACCCGGAGGAGAGGCCTACCTTCGAGTACCTGCAGTCCTTCCTGGAGGACTACTTCACCTCTGCTGAACCACAGTACCAGCCCGGGGATCAGACATAG